From one bacterium genomic stretch:
- a CDS encoding lamin tail domain-containing protein — MWLFLAVCLFLPAEVLASQPLSVVFNEIAWMGTTASANNEWIELYNNTNTEINLAGWGLYEEGEKTLVEPLIGIIGAKSYYLVERTDDNTVPGIKASQSPTGWGGYGLNNNGEHLQLLDNSSNIIDEVDYSGGWFTGIGKPEYKTMERINSLVGGSDPQNWQTSQNPGGTPKVKNSEQNQELKIAEDVFPLTSLTKSEKPAVDDSRQRTYPSGIVINEILPSPEGPDETEEWIEIFNQNSFPVELSGWQINDFFGKTKTYSFPPGTVINPQSYLVVKRPDSKIILNNQEEKIFLSAPDKRIIDTVYYKKAVREQSLARFSND; from the coding sequence ATGTGGCTCTTCCTGGCAGTCTGTCTTTTTCTGCCCGCCGAAGTTTTAGCTAGTCAGCCTTTGAGCGTTGTTTTTAATGAAATCGCCTGGATGGGCACAACTGCGTCTGCCAATAACGAATGGATAGAGCTTTATAATAATACTAACACAGAAATTAACTTGGCTGGCTGGGGATTATACGAAGAAGGAGAAAAAACCCTAGTTGAACCCCTAATCGGAATAATTGGAGCAAAATCATATTATCTTGTTGAAAGAACAGATGACAATACAGTGCCGGGTATTAAAGCCAGCCAGTCTCCGACCGGCTGGGGCGGATATGGTTTAAATAATAATGGAGAACATCTGCAACTTTTAGACAACAGTTCAAATATAATTGACGAAGTTGATTATAGCGGCGGTTGGTTTACCGGTATCGGGAAACCCGAATATAAAACAATGGAAAGAATTAATTCCTTGGTTGGTGGCAGCGATCCTCAAAACTGGCAGACAAGCCAAAATCCCGGCGGCACACCAAAAGTAAAGAATAGCGAACAGAATCAAGAATTAAAAATTGCAGAAGACGTTTTTCCTCTAACTTCCTTAACTAAATCCGAAAAACCTGCTGTTGACGACAGTCGTCAACGGACCTATCCTTCGGGCATTGTTATCAACGAAATTCTTCCATCCCCCGAAGGCCCGGACGAAACCGAGGAATGGATCGAGATTTTTAATCAAAACTCCTTCCCGGTTGAGCTCTCAGGCTGGCAAATCAATGACTTTTTCGGCAAGACGAAAACGTATTCTTTCCCGCCGGGAACCGTCATCAATCCTCAAAGCTATCTGGTTGTCAAAAGGCCGGATTCCAAGATTATCCTCAACAACCAAGAAGAAAAGATTTTCTTGTCTGCCCCAGACAAACGGATAATCGACACCGTTTACTACAAGAAGGCTGTTCGCGAACAATCTCTGGCGAGATTCTCCAATGACTGA
- a CDS encoding YebC/PmpR family DNA-binding transcriptional regulator, whose translation MSGHSHAKTIKHAKNITDQKRGQIFSKMVRLIAIAVKDAGPNAETNSKLKAAVERAKSLNVPNDNIERAIKQATGGLGGKDLNEFLFEGYGPGGIALIIEGITDNKNRILGEIKQTLTQYGGKLAQEGSVRWMFERKGVIAVSLEDQLDNWKNKESLELKAIEAGAQDFIWRQGDLLEIYASGDGLQSLKENLERENIKIDSASADWVAKDEIPTDELSENQALKLFDSLDENSDVQDVYSNLKS comes from the coding sequence ATGTCAGGCCACAGCCACGCGAAAACTATAAAGCATGCCAAAAATATTACTGACCAGAAAAGGGGGCAGATTTTCTCAAAAATGGTCCGGCTGATCGCAATCGCCGTCAAGGACGCCGGCCCGAACGCAGAAACCAATTCGAAACTGAAAGCCGCCGTCGAAAGAGCAAAATCCTTAAACGTACCGAATGACAACATTGAACGAGCTATCAAGCAGGCGACCGGAGGCCTGGGAGGGAAAGACTTGAACGAATTCTTGTTCGAGGGCTACGGCCCGGGCGGAATCGCCCTGATAATCGAAGGGATAACCGATAATAAAAACCGCATCTTGGGAGAAATAAAACAAACTTTAACCCAATACGGCGGAAAATTAGCCCAGGAAGGATCAGTTCGCTGGATGTTCGAGAGAAAAGGAGTAATCGCCGTTTCCCTTGAGGACCAACTAGACAACTGGAAGAACAAGGAGTCTCTGGAGCTAAAGGCGATCGAAGCCGGGGCTCAAGACTTTATCTGGCGCCAGGGAGACCTGCTCGAAATCTATGCGTCGGGAGACGGCCTTCAGTCTTTAAAAGAAAATCTTGAAAGGGAGAATATTAAAATAGATTCTGCTTCTGCCGACTGGGTGGCCAAAGACGAGATTCCGACTGACGAACTTTCAGAAAATCAGGCTCTCAAGCTTTTTGACTCTCTTGACGAGAACAGCGACGTCCAGGACGTTTATTCAAATCTTAAAAGCTAA
- the ruvC gene encoding crossover junction endodeoxyribonuclease RuvC produces the protein MTILGIDPGTATIGYGILETKVSKGQKSKISCLGFGLIETSPTQSFPARLKRISLELDALIRKHRPGLIAIESVFFFRNLKTFVPVSRATGVIILGAAKRKIPLVEFTPLQVKVRVANDGRAEKKEVQNKIKKILGLKEIPKPDDIADALGVALCGAFAILKSGGIDKIS, from the coding sequence ATGACGATTCTTGGTATTGATCCGGGAACGGCAACTATCGGTTACGGTATTTTAGAAACCAAAGTCTCAAAAGGCCAGAAGTCAAAGATAAGTTGCCTGGGCTTTGGCTTAATCGAAACCTCGCCGACTCAATCTTTTCCGGCGCGCCTCAAGAGAATCAGCCTTGAGCTGGACGCTTTGATCAGAAAACACCGTCCGGGGTTAATCGCTATTGAAAGCGTCTTCTTCTTTAGGAACTTAAAGACCTTTGTTCCCGTCAGCCGAGCCACCGGAGTGATTATTCTTGGAGCGGCAAAGAGAAAAATCCCTTTAGTTGAATTCACTCCCCTGCAGGTGAAAGTCAGAGTGGCCAACGACGGCCGCGCCGAGAAAAAAGAGGTCCAGAACAAAATCAAAAAAATACTTGGCCTGAAAGAGATTCCCAAACCAGACGACATCGCCGACGCCCTGGGAGTCGCCCTTTGCGGCGCCTTTGCCATTTTGAAAAGCGGGGGTATTGACAAGATTTCTTGA
- a CDS encoding PBP1A family penicillin-binding protein translates to MAERKFYRKVYGKTRKRKWFFSLLKFFALSVLVLFAIGLIFVINYAKDLPRPEKFTEKETYQSTKIYDRKGEIVLYEIYGEEKRTIVPLGQISSYLKEAVLAAEDADFYRHRGISPKGVARAILADLRIFQPVQGASTISQQLIRSSYLGLEKTGARKTREVILTLELERRYSKDQILEFYLNQIPFGQNAYGAQAAAQSYFQKNAKDLSLAEAALLASLIKAPSYLSPYGPNQEKLFIRRDYVLQRMADLYFITPEAKEAAESEVLKFAKISQAIKAPHFVIWIKGLLEEKYGENFLKEKGLKVYTTLDWDLQEAAEKIVEERVKINQGNRSFNAAAVVIDPRTGQILAMVGSKDFFADPYPADCLSGKNCLFEPQFNVALASRQPGSSFKPFVYATAFKKGFDDKTVVIDEQTNFGNWGGEDYIPRNYDGTFRGAVTLRQALAQSLNIPSIKVLMKMGGLEDSVQTARDLGITTLKSPFGPAIVLGGHEVKLLEITSAYGAFANNGLWAKPTPILRIEDTDGQIVEESKTSPRRVLETKVTALINDILSDNAARTPIFGPRSTLFFENYQVAVKTGTTQDYRDGWTIGYTPSISIGVWTGNNDNSPMQKEPGIVFAGPIFHQIMEKAFSRELPEPFPKTDNLNP, encoded by the coding sequence ATGGCTGAGAGAAAATTCTACCGCAAAGTCTACGGGAAAACCAGAAAAAGGAAGTGGTTTTTTTCGTTGCTAAAGTTTTTCGCATTGTCTGTGCTGGTTCTTTTTGCCATCGGCCTGATATTTGTCATCAACTATGCCAAGGACCTGCCCCGCCCGGAAAAATTCACCGAAAAAGAAACTTACCAATCGACCAAAATCTATGACAGAAAAGGAGAAATCGTTCTTTACGAAATTTACGGCGAGGAAAAAAGGACAATCGTTCCTTTGGGGCAGATCTCCAGCTATCTTAAAGAGGCAGTCCTGGCTGCCGAAGATGCTGATTTCTACCGTCACCGCGGCATAAGTCCAAAAGGAGTCGCTAGGGCCATCCTGGCCGATTTGAGAATCTTCCAGCCGGTTCAGGGAGCCTCGACCATCTCCCAGCAGCTGATCAGGTCCTCGTATCTTGGATTGGAAAAAACCGGAGCCAGAAAAACCAGAGAGGTAATCCTCACCCTCGAACTCGAAAGACGCTACTCCAAAGACCAGATTCTGGAATTCTATTTGAACCAGATTCCCTTCGGGCAGAACGCTTATGGCGCCCAGGCCGCCGCTCAATCTTATTTTCAGAAAAACGCCAAGGACCTTTCTCTGGCAGAAGCCGCTCTCCTGGCCTCCCTGATCAAAGCTCCCAGCTATCTTTCTCCCTACGGCCCCAATCAAGAAAAGCTTTTCATTAGAAGAGACTATGTCTTACAGCGAATGGCTGATTTGTATTTTATTACTCCCGAGGCGAAAGAGGCCGCTGAAAGCGAGGTTCTAAAATTCGCCAAAATCAGCCAAGCGATCAAAGCTCCCCATTTTGTCATCTGGATCAAAGGCCTTTTGGAAGAAAAGTACGGCGAAAACTTCCTAAAAGAGAAAGGGTTGAAAGTCTATACGACTTTAGACTGGGATCTTCAGGAAGCGGCCGAAAAAATCGTCGAGGAAAGAGTTAAGATAAATCAGGGCAACCGTTCTTTTAACGCCGCTGCCGTTGTCATCGACCCGAGAACCGGACAGATATTGGCCATGGTTGGCTCCAAAGACTTTTTTGCCGATCCTTACCCGGCAGACTGCCTGTCCGGGAAAAACTGCCTTTTTGAACCTCAATTCAACGTTGCTCTGGCCAGCCGTCAGCCGGGCTCATCGTTTAAGCCCTTCGTTTATGCAACTGCTTTTAAAAAGGGCTTTGACGACAAGACCGTCGTCATCGATGAGCAGACTAATTTCGGCAATTGGGGAGGAGAGGATTACATCCCTCGGAATTACGACGGCACTTTTAGAGGCGCGGTCACTCTTAGGCAGGCGCTGGCCCAGTCATTGAATATCCCCTCAATCAAGGTTCTCATGAAAATGGGGGGCTTAGAAGATAGCGTCCAAACTGCCAGAGATCTGGGAATTACCACTCTAAAATCCCCTTTTGGGCCCGCGATAGTTCTCGGCGGCCATGAGGTTAAACTTCTAGAAATAACATCTGCTTACGGCGCCTTTGCCAACAACGGCCTCTGGGCAAAACCGACCCCCATCTTAAGAATCGAGGACACTGATGGGCAAATTGTCGAGGAAAGCAAAACTTCTCCCAGACGGGTTCTTGAGACAAAAGTGACCGCCCTGATTAATGACATCTTGTCGGACAACGCTGCCAGGACCCCGATTTTCGGGCCAAGATCGACTCTGTTTTTTGAGAACTATCAGGTGGCAGTCAAAACCGGCACCACTCAGGATTACCGCGACGGCTGGACGATCGGCTACACCCCGTCGATTTCTATTGGGGTCTGGACCGGAAATAACGATAACTCGCCGATGCAAAAAGAGCCGGGGATAGTTTTCGCCGGCCCAATCTTTCATCAGATAATGGAAAAAGCTTTTTCCCGAGAACTGCCAGAGCCTTTCCCGAAAACAGACAATCTAAACCCTTAA
- the dnaN gene encoding DNA polymerase III subunit beta: MKTTILRENLREGLNAVGRIAQKNLSLPILNSVLISCEKSFTCLKATDLEMGIKWWILSKVEKEGKIACPLRILQGLVDNLSAEKIVLKAEEKRILLEAEEFQAQINGLDAEEFPIIPEPDSKETFSLKAPEFVEGLSRVVEMAAVSLIKPEISGVYFQFLDSNLKMVATDSFRLAEKTLSLGEKMSKEISFILPQKACREIINIFEDRGGDLKFYLSSNQILLEMLMEETSHPKIQFFSRLIEGGYPDYREIIPTEFRFRALVKKDVFLQRLKAVSLFSNKINEIKIRVKPEKQEIEIEGQNPEVGQSTSALAVKIEKGEEMEVSFNWRFLVDGLNQIREKDFIFALSKDEDPAVLRPEQDSSYLYLLMPLRV; encoded by the coding sequence ATGAAGACGACCATCCTCAGAGAAAATTTAAGAGAAGGCCTCAATGCCGTCGGCAGAATCGCTCAAAAAAATCTTTCCCTGCCGATTCTAAACTCGGTTTTAATATCCTGCGAAAAAAGCTTTACCTGCTTAAAAGCCACGGACCTGGAAATGGGGATAAAATGGTGGATTCTTTCCAAAGTTGAGAAAGAAGGGAAAATCGCCTGCCCTTTAAGGATTCTTCAAGGACTGGTCGATAACCTTTCGGCGGAAAAAATAGTCTTAAAAGCAGAGGAGAAAAGAATATTGCTGGAAGCGGAAGAATTCCAAGCCCAGATCAACGGACTGGACGCGGAAGAGTTTCCCATTATTCCCGAGCCGGATTCGAAAGAGACGTTTTCCTTAAAAGCTCCGGAGTTTGTCGAGGGGCTGTCTCGGGTAGTAGAAATGGCAGCAGTTTCCCTCATCAAGCCGGAAATATCCGGAGTCTATTTCCAGTTTCTTGACAGCAACCTAAAAATGGTGGCAACCGACAGTTTCCGTTTAGCCGAAAAAACCCTTTCTCTGGGCGAAAAAATGAGCAAGGAAATCTCTTTCATCCTGCCCCAGAAAGCCTGTCGGGAGATAATCAATATTTTTGAAGACAGAGGCGGCGATTTGAAATTCTACCTTTCTTCGAATCAGATTCTTCTGGAAATGCTGATGGAGGAAACCTCCCATCCCAAAATCCAGTTTTTCTCTAGATTAATCGAAGGAGGGTACCCTGATTATCGAGAGATTATCCCGACGGAGTTCCGTTTCAGGGCCTTGGTCAAGAAAGACGTTTTCCTTCAGCGCCTCAAGGCAGTCAGCCTTTTCAGCAATAAAATCAACGAGATAAAAATCAGGGTTAAACCGGAAAAGCAGGAAATTGAGATCGAGGGACAGAATCCGGAAGTCGGCCAGTCAACTAGCGCTCTGGCAGTCAAAATCGAAAAGGGAGAGGAAATGGAAGTTTCTTTCAATTGGAGATTCTTAGTCGACGGTCTGAATCAGATCAGAGAAAAAGATTTCATTTTTGCTTTGAGCAAAGACGAAGACCCGGCGGTTTTAAGGCCGGAGCAAGATTCCAGCTACCTGTATCTGCTAATGCCTTTAAGGGTTTAG
- the dnaA gene encoding chromosomal replication initiator protein DnaA: MTNEELWQTVLAQIQLVISPANFATWFRQTSIISHGNGEVTISVPNSFSREWLKNKYHKLIAKIINDQDNGLREIKYIVGYSSPPTPLEKKTNQAVAAEQLDFQELKVDRETNLNPRYLFENFIVGSFNELAHAAATAIVKDPGRAYNPLFVYGGVGLGKTHLLQAIGNEVNKTHGKKNIKYLPAERFTSEIVGAIRNHQIESLKQKFQRIDLLIVDDVQFLAGKEKTQEEFFHLFNALYEKDKQIVLSSDRPPKAISSLAERLRSRFEGGMIADISLPDLETRIAILKTKASEKKIEFNEDILNYIASNIQKNIRELEGALNRLATHQKIYGKPLTIEVAKEVLGSFTVNLPRISSPKKIVQTVSDFYDLREKEVFDVTRKKEIVKPRQIIMFFLREELKYSFPAIGRMFKGKDHTTAIHAFKKIKGEIERDEDFLEEISLIRKKLYGL; this comes from the coding sequence ATGACGAACGAAGAACTCTGGCAAACTGTCCTTGCCCAAATTCAACTAGTCATCTCCCCGGCGAATTTCGCCACCTGGTTCAGGCAAACCTCAATTATTTCCCACGGAAACGGAGAGGTGACTATTTCCGTTCCCAACTCTTTCTCTAGGGAATGGCTGAAAAACAAATACCACAAACTGATTGCCAAAATCATCAACGATCAGGACAACGGTTTGAGGGAAATAAAATACATCGTCGGCTATTCCTCGCCGCCGACGCCTCTGGAAAAGAAAACCAATCAAGCCGTCGCCGCAGAACAACTCGATTTTCAGGAGTTGAAAGTAGACAGGGAAACCAATCTCAATCCCCGTTATCTTTTTGAAAACTTTATCGTCGGCTCTTTTAACGAGCTGGCTCACGCCGCGGCAACGGCGATCGTCAAAGACCCCGGGCGCGCCTACAATCCTTTGTTCGTCTACGGCGGAGTGGGTTTGGGCAAAACTCATCTTTTGCAGGCAATCGGCAACGAAGTCAATAAAACTCATGGCAAGAAAAACATCAAATATCTGCCCGCAGAAAGATTCACCTCGGAAATCGTCGGGGCTATCAGAAACCACCAGATCGAATCATTAAAGCAAAAATTCCAGAGGATCGATTTGTTGATTGTCGACGACGTCCAGTTTCTGGCTGGGAAAGAAAAAACCCAAGAAGAGTTTTTCCATCTCTTCAACGCTCTCTACGAAAAAGACAAGCAAATCGTTCTTTCCTCCGACCGCCCGCCAAAAGCCATTTCTTCCCTCGCCGAAAGACTGAGGTCCCGTTTCGAAGGGGGAATGATCGCCGACATTAGCCTGCCGGACCTGGAAACGAGAATCGCCATTTTGAAAACCAAGGCCTCGGAAAAGAAAATCGAGTTTAACGAAGACATTTTAAATTATATCGCCAGCAATATCCAGAAAAACATCCGCGAGCTGGAAGGAGCTTTGAACCGCTTGGCAACCCATCAAAAGATTTACGGAAAACCTCTGACTATCGAGGTGGCAAAAGAGGTGCTCGGGAGTTTTACGGTCAACCTTCCGAGAATCTCTTCTCCGAAAAAAATCGTCCAAACGGTCAGCGATTTTTACGATCTGAGAGAAAAGGAAGTTTTCGACGTCACTAGAAAAAAGGAGATAGTGAAACCGCGGCAGATAATAATGTTCTTCTTGAGGGAGGAGTTGAAATATTCTTTTCCGGCCATCGGCAGAATGTTCAAGGGCAAAGACCACACCACCGCTATCCACGCTTTTAAGAAAATCAAGGGAGAAATCGAAAGGGATGAGGATTTTTTGGAAGAAATCAGCCTGATTAGAAAAAAACTCTACGGCTTGTGA
- the rpmH gene encoding 50S ribosomal protein L34, which translates to MSITYKPKRKKRKRTHGFLIRSRTVGGRRILARRRRKKRTKLTV; encoded by the coding sequence ATGTCCATTACCTACAAGCCAAAGAGAAAAAAGAGAAAAAGAACCCACGGTTTTTTGATAAGAAGCAGAACCGTCGGCGGGAGAAGAATTCTTGCCCGCCGGCGCCGGAAGAAAAGAACTAAACTCACCGTCTAA
- the rnpA gene encoding ribonuclease P protein component, with the protein MLPRLYRLKKESDFDRLFKKGMVKSGEFLTIRFIDNGRGTSRFGFVVGSKSFKKASLRNKLKRKLREAVKGNLALIEPGKDVAFAAKTGAIDKSVKETGEHIFSLLNQAGLIKKQQTPQQ; encoded by the coding sequence ATGCTTCCTAGACTCTACCGCCTTAAAAAAGAAAGCGATTTCGATCGCCTCTTTAAAAAAGGGATGGTTAAAAGCGGCGAGTTTTTGACCATCAGGTTTATTGACAACGGCCGGGGAACCAGCCGTTTCGGATTCGTAGTCGGTAGTAAAAGTTTCAAAAAAGCCAGCTTGAGAAACAAGCTCAAGAGAAAGCTGAGAGAGGCGGTCAAGGGAAATCTAGCCCTTATTGAACCCGGAAAAGACGTGGCTTTTGCCGCAAAAACCGGCGCAATCGACAAAAGCGTCAAAGAGACAGGAGAACATATCTTTTCTCTTTTAAATCAGGCAGGTCTCATTAAAAAACAACAGACCCCGCAGCAATGA
- a CDS encoding YidC/Oxa1 family membrane protein insertase — MSSNILGQFFQVFLYQPLFNALILIYNLLPGHDLGVAVIILTAVIKGLTWPLNTKAFRAQQAMAKVQPRIKEAQQKYKNNPGEQAKVVSEIFKKEKVSPFSSLVPILIQLPVLIALYQLFLKGLWAENNYLYSFVSRPGALSPTFLGIINLSQPSFLLAVLAGLAQLVQSLMMPNPAGQAGNSDPGQKMAQMMQKQMTFLFPILTVFILAKLPSVLGLYWLATSVFTILQQYILNKKHDFKGTTGNN, encoded by the coding sequence ATGAGTTCTAATATTCTTGGCCAGTTTTTCCAAGTTTTTTTATACCAGCCGCTTTTCAACGCCCTGATCCTTATCTACAACCTGCTGCCCGGGCACGATTTGGGCGTGGCTGTAATTATCCTCACCGCGGTCATCAAGGGCCTGACCTGGCCCTTGAACACCAAGGCATTCAGGGCCCAGCAGGCGATGGCCAAAGTCCAGCCCCGGATCAAAGAAGCCCAGCAAAAATACAAAAACAATCCCGGAGAGCAGGCAAAAGTGGTTTCAGAAATATTCAAAAAGGAAAAAGTCAGCCCTTTCAGCTCGCTGGTTCCGATTCTGATTCAACTGCCGGTTTTGATCGCCTTGTACCAGCTTTTCTTAAAAGGCCTTTGGGCGGAAAACAACTATCTTTACAGTTTTGTCTCTAGGCCCGGGGCTTTGAGCCCGACGTTTTTAGGAATTATCAATCTTTCTCAACCGAGTTTTTTATTGGCCGTCTTGGCGGGTTTGGCCCAATTAGTTCAATCCTTAATGATGCCGAACCCAGCCGGCCAAGCCGGCAATTCCGATCCCGGGCAGAAAATGGCGCAAATGATGCAAAAACAAATGACGTTTTTATTTCCGATACTGACGGTTTTCATCTTGGCCAAGCTGCCGTCGGTCCTCGGGCTTTACTGGCTGGCAACATCAGTTTTCACGA